In a genomic window of Sulfurisphaera tokodaii str. 7:
- a CDS encoding GH116 family glycosyl hydrolase, whose protein sequence is MKYLYSYALDSGVVLGGIGTGSIEIRADGRLYDWTIFNNGSYAERQEIRRVYYLTQNDFFTGIRYGNKVRILQAYDYYFGASPYYTPWLRPVKSLEYMGEPPFAFLNFKDDFEVKLRAFSPFIPHDLKNSSLPVAIFEYEVDKDSDFIVGIRNPFESGRIEFKRDTLVFSGEVTSKDPRYGGNLCIKVVRSPWLAKGDNFPLFKEWNEFREKGYISTNQGDKWGFIGNKNKKFTVILGWYFPNHLTANGKNIGHYYENFFNNCLDVVNYAEENLIYLEKMTNEFHDALYNTRGVENWIADLVGSQLTTLIKSTWLSKDGNFYIWEGYYQTSDERKVGEHPYTDGPVNTALNTIDVSTYFIYTLTVLYPQLAKNLLLTSSRSALSYDNPLYIFYSLAMPENRSKYVERVIKDPSIPSSIEKLLQTVKEIAKETGKDPKGRIAHYIYRDLKFDEYGRNDLNPEFVLMWGLVSKYTGDIEFMKSLYPVAKEAMESVLRTHSYEGLIYSRLPSGFEWNRQVFSYFKDVNIYDNLFLVVSLLGIDSFHMSVNTFDDWTTIGINSFVSLLGISALKILNELGGDKYNVENALSLYESMLWNGEYFDLWYDPISGYRDKTCQASQLLGEFYLNLLGYSLLDREKTRKTLLSIVKYNLKEEEGVINGAYPDGYRPLMREYENPLKIKEASIHQDTPWSGVEFYLASHLIYEKMIDEAKKVLKEVYDRYSIAGNFWNHWEWGSHYSRPLSSWLIIPAYLGLIYDGVNRVLTLDPAIEELSWIIVLPDFWGRINVNKEKTEIKIIEGKAVLKKIDIKGKKITRIVADGKVVDGDIIAEKEIIVEYE, encoded by the coding sequence ATGAAATACTTGTATTCTTATGCTCTGGACTCTGGAGTCGTGTTAGGTGGTATAGGTACTGGATCTATAGAAATAAGAGCTGATGGGAGGTTGTATGATTGGACAATATTCAATAATGGTAGTTATGCTGAAAGACAAGAGATTAGAAGGGTTTATTATCTCACTCAAAACGATTTCTTTACTGGAATAAGATATGGAAATAAGGTGAGGATTCTCCAGGCTTATGATTATTATTTTGGTGCAAGCCCCTATTACACACCATGGTTAAGACCTGTAAAGAGTTTAGAATATATGGGAGAACCGCCTTTTGCATTCTTAAACTTTAAGGATGATTTTGAAGTTAAACTAAGAGCATTTTCACCTTTCATACCGCATGACCTTAAGAATTCCTCCTTGCCAGTTGCAATATTTGAATATGAGGTTGATAAGGATTCAGATTTTATAGTAGGTATAAGAAATCCATTTGAAAGCGGTAGAATCGAGTTTAAGAGGGATACTTTAGTTTTTTCTGGTGAGGTTACCTCTAAGGATCCTAGATATGGTGGTAATTTATGTATAAAGGTTGTTAGAAGTCCATGGCTTGCAAAGGGAGATAACTTTCCTCTATTTAAGGAGTGGAATGAATTTAGAGAAAAGGGATATATTTCCACTAATCAAGGTGATAAATGGGGTTTTATTGGTAATAAGAATAAGAAGTTTACTGTAATACTAGGCTGGTATTTTCCAAATCACTTAACTGCTAACGGCAAAAACATAGGCCATTATTATGAAAACTTCTTTAATAACTGTCTTGATGTCGTAAATTATGCTGAGGAAAATCTTATCTATCTAGAAAAAATGACTAACGAGTTTCATGATGCTCTTTATAATACTCGAGGAGTTGAGAATTGGATAGCTGATTTGGTTGGATCCCAGTTGACAACTCTTATTAAATCTACATGGTTGTCGAAAGATGGTAATTTCTATATCTGGGAAGGATATTATCAGACCTCAGATGAAAGAAAGGTTGGTGAGCATCCATATACTGATGGGCCAGTTAATACTGCGTTAAATACCATCGATGTTTCCACGTACTTTATTTATACTCTTACAGTATTATATCCACAATTAGCAAAGAATTTGCTTTTAACCTCTTCTAGGAGTGCATTAAGTTACGATAACCCTCTATATATTTTTTACTCATTAGCAATGCCAGAGAATAGATCAAAATATGTAGAGAGAGTGATTAAAGATCCCTCTATTCCCTCTTCTATCGAAAAGCTTTTGCAAACTGTAAAAGAGATAGCTAAGGAAACTGGAAAAGATCCCAAGGGAAGAATTGCTCATTATATATATAGAGATTTAAAATTTGATGAATATGGTAGGAACGATTTAAATCCAGAATTTGTACTAATGTGGGGTTTAGTTTCTAAATATACTGGCGATATTGAATTTATGAAATCCTTATATCCTGTAGCAAAAGAGGCTATGGAAAGTGTTTTAAGGACTCATTCTTATGAAGGTTTAATTTATAGTAGATTACCTAGTGGTTTTGAGTGGAATAGACAAGTGTTTTCTTATTTTAAGGACGTTAATATTTATGATAATCTCTTCTTAGTTGTCTCTTTATTAGGTATAGATTCCTTTCACATGAGTGTTAACACTTTTGATGATTGGACTACAATTGGTATTAACTCTTTTGTTTCTCTTCTAGGTATTTCGGCTTTGAAAATACTAAACGAGTTAGGAGGAGATAAATATAATGTTGAAAACGCTCTCTCACTTTATGAGTCTATGCTTTGGAATGGCGAATATTTTGACCTATGGTATGATCCAATATCTGGATATAGGGATAAAACTTGTCAAGCTTCACAACTATTAGGCGAATTTTATTTAAACTTATTAGGTTATTCTCTTCTAGATAGAGAGAAGACAAGGAAAACTCTACTATCTATTGTCAAATACAATTTGAAAGAAGAGGAAGGAGTGATTAATGGTGCTTATCCAGATGGTTATAGGCCTTTAATGAGGGAATATGAAAATCCATTAAAGATTAAAGAAGCTAGCATTCATCAAGATACTCCTTGGAGTGGTGTTGAGTTTTACTTAGCCTCTCACTTAATTTATGAGAAAATGATTGATGAGGCTAAGAAAGTGTTAAAGGAAGTTTATGATAGATATTCTATTGCTGGCAACTTCTGGAATCATTGGGAGTGGGGTTCACATTATTCAAGACCTCTATCCTCATGGCTAATAATTCCAGCATATTTAGGACTTATTTATGATGGTGTTAACAGAGTCCTTACTTTAGATCCTGCAATCGAGGAATTATCGTGGATAATTGTTTTGCCAGACTTTTGGGGAAGGATTAATGTAAATAAGGAAAAGACAGAAATTAAGATTATTGAGGGTAAAGCTGTTTTAAAGAAGATTGATATTAAAGGTAAGAAGATTACAAGAATAGTCGCTGATGGGAAAGTTGTTGATGGGGATATTATTGCTGAGAAGGAGATAATTGTTGAATATGAGTAA
- a CDS encoding GH116 family glycosyl hydrolase gives MLKNKSFIMDNGIPLGGLGTGKIEFFPDLTIGNITIMNNWSKPLRNIRGFHIVKDGIFLQTNPGRNVPSPPEYKKVKEIKVIEKFPLIKYEIPEVNVKITIYSIINKDLKESSLPAVIIKVRGNGVFAISFPNIVGSRRAGRVNYALKKKLNGVLFTNERSLQWDPAYGNMFLGCIGCKVYAGYSFYIPSERGMTEDISPLLSLGEKDYYKIESYAREEIAGIVWKEIDGEDTFVLSWYFNGKPHHYPYGHYCENWFSNSYEVAEYIFTNEPKMGLEDEDSWINEAYRDGLYILTHSWFTKDGRFAIYEDPEISLLMNTIGAMTWDSASFPLLELYPDLVKKMDEYFGLFIRNGEVPHDLGEESIEAPIYGASYGYPWTDLGSTWVLMIYRDYKFTNDLAFLKRNYRKMKEVIDWLISLDKDKDCIPDSKGGFDNSYDGTYMYGASSYVGSMFLCALRAFISASKILGMEYSIYEDCLRRGIMTFNSLWNGKYFIAWKSDNRKKESCMSSQILGQFWCDILGLEPIIDEDKIVQALRSIYELNGKASKFCLVNSVNPDGSIDTETDQMRSCWSRVAFAVSAHMIIRGLKNEGIEIANREWETIKSLGKWNQSSRIDGMTGNKVGLPYYIGSASTWFIKFALTNFTK, from the coding sequence ATGCTGAAAAATAAATCTTTTATTATGGATAATGGCATACCTTTAGGAGGTTTAGGTACTGGAAAGATTGAGTTCTTCCCAGATTTAACAATTGGTAATATTACTATAATGAATAATTGGAGTAAACCATTAAGAAATATTAGGGGATTTCATATAGTCAAAGATGGGATATTTCTTCAAACAAATCCCGGTAGGAATGTTCCATCACCTCCTGAGTATAAGAAGGTTAAAGAGATAAAGGTTATAGAGAAATTCCCTTTAATAAAATATGAAATCCCGGAAGTTAATGTTAAGATAACTATTTATTCTATAATTAATAAGGATTTGAAAGAGTCTTCTTTACCAGCAGTAATAATTAAGGTTAGAGGTAATGGAGTCTTTGCAATATCTTTTCCTAATATTGTGGGTAGTAGGAGGGCTGGGAGAGTTAATTATGCATTGAAGAAGAAATTAAATGGTGTATTGTTCACTAATGAGAGGTCTTTACAATGGGATCCTGCTTATGGTAATATGTTTTTAGGTTGTATAGGTTGTAAAGTTTACGCGGGTTATTCGTTTTATATACCATCTGAGAGGGGAATGACTGAAGATATTTCACCACTGCTTTCTCTAGGTGAAAAAGATTATTATAAGATTGAAAGTTATGCTAGGGAAGAGATTGCTGGGATTGTTTGGAAAGAAATTGATGGTGAAGACACGTTTGTTCTCTCTTGGTATTTTAATGGTAAGCCACATCATTATCCCTATGGTCACTATTGTGAGAATTGGTTTAGTAATTCTTATGAAGTTGCAGAATACATCTTTACTAATGAGCCTAAAATGGGGCTTGAGGATGAGGATTCGTGGATTAATGAAGCATATAGGGATGGTTTATATATTCTCACCCACAGTTGGTTTACTAAGGATGGTAGATTTGCTATCTATGAGGATCCAGAGATTTCTCTTTTAATGAATACTATAGGAGCCATGACTTGGGATTCTGCATCTTTTCCTTTGCTTGAGCTTTACCCAGATTTAGTGAAAAAGATGGATGAGTATTTTGGTTTATTTATTAGAAATGGTGAGGTACCGCATGATTTAGGTGAGGAAAGTATTGAGGCTCCAATTTATGGTGCCTCTTATGGCTATCCATGGACAGATTTAGGTTCTACTTGGGTTTTAATGATATATAGAGATTATAAGTTTACTAATGATTTAGCTTTTCTAAAGAGAAATTACAGAAAAATGAAGGAAGTTATAGATTGGTTAATTTCTTTAGATAAGGATAAGGACTGTATTCCCGATAGTAAAGGTGGGTTTGATAATTCTTATGACGGCACTTATATGTATGGCGCTTCATCATATGTAGGATCAATGTTTCTCTGTGCTTTAAGGGCTTTTATCTCAGCTTCCAAGATTCTTGGAATGGAGTACTCAATATATGAGGATTGTTTAAGAAGAGGTATAATGACTTTTAATTCCCTATGGAATGGTAAATATTTTATTGCGTGGAAGAGTGATAACAGAAAAAAGGAGAGTTGTATGAGTTCTCAAATTTTGGGTCAATTCTGGTGTGATATTTTAGGTTTAGAACCTATAATTGATGAGGATAAGATTGTTCAAGCTTTAAGGAGTATTTATGAGTTAAATGGTAAAGCATCGAAGTTCTGTCTTGTAAATTCTGTTAACCCAGATGGTAGTATTGATACTGAGACTGATCAGATGAGGAGTTGCTGGTCTAGGGTTGCTTTTGCTGTTTCTGCTCATATGATAATTAGGGGTTTAAAGAATGAAGGAATTGAGATTGCTAATAGGGAGTGGGAGACTATAAAGAGTTTGGGGAAATGGAATCAGAGTTCTAGGATTGATGGGATGACTGGTAATAAAGTTGGACTACCTTATTATATTGGTAGTGCTTCAACATGGTTTATTAAGTTTGCTTTAACTAACTTCACTAAATGA
- the malA gene encoding alpha-glucosidase MalA, with amino-acid sequence MIEVEERNGIYRIRVNNPIPPVEFNFQGERVDKIPEGLKIIEGENSVVVEKKLELEEHIVGLGEKATELDRKRFRYVMYNVDAGAYKRFQDPLYANIPFFISIYKGKATGYFVNSASKVIIDVGFTHYSKVIITIPHKDVEIYVFEGPTPEKVIEKYTDVTGKPYLPPKWAFGYLISRFSYFPQDEIVKLLDLMKEFKVTGIFLDIDYMDSYKLFTWDKEKFPDVKKFIEEVHGRGVKIITIVDHSIKADQNYDVFLSGLGKYCETDKGELFVGKLWPGNSVYPDFFREETRKWWSELISKWLSQGIDGIWLDMNEPTDFSQYKEGGDRLLLAFPKNVIHYHKGKKVYHELVRNAYPYYEAMATYEGFKNKEEVFILTRGGYAGIQKFAGIWTGDNTPSWDDLKLQLQLILGLSISGIAYIGIDIGGFQGRGFEKIDNSLELLVKYFEIAMFFPMFRTHKGKDGIDTEPTFLPDYYKERVKRVIETRYNFLSYIYSLAIEAHETGHPIIRPLFYEFPDDENTYRIDDEYLVGKHVLYAPIIEKSDKRIVYLPRKSKWMEFWNQEISEGWVNSKSNLPIYIREGSLIQLDDGDIVSFGDGEIKGKAARKEKKITFNSPTYVRNIISEFGIVKVDKVITQISL; translated from the coding sequence ATGATTGAAGTCGAAGAGAGAAATGGGATTTATAGAATAAGAGTAAATAATCCAATACCCCCAGTAGAGTTTAACTTTCAAGGAGAAAGGGTAGATAAAATACCAGAAGGATTAAAAATAATTGAAGGCGAAAATTCCGTTGTCGTAGAAAAGAAATTAGAATTAGAGGAACACATAGTTGGTTTAGGAGAAAAAGCAACTGAACTTGACAGAAAAAGGTTTAGATACGTGATGTATAATGTAGACGCGGGGGCTTATAAAAGATTCCAGGATCCATTATATGCTAATATTCCCTTCTTCATCTCCATTTACAAGGGAAAAGCTACCGGATATTTTGTAAATTCTGCTTCAAAAGTCATTATAGACGTTGGTTTTACTCACTATTCAAAAGTCATAATTACGATACCACATAAAGACGTAGAAATTTACGTATTTGAGGGTCCAACACCAGAAAAGGTTATTGAGAAATATACAGATGTTACTGGCAAGCCCTATCTACCCCCAAAGTGGGCTTTCGGTTATCTAATTTCCAGATTCTCGTATTTTCCTCAAGATGAAATAGTTAAGTTACTTGATTTAATGAAGGAATTCAAAGTTACTGGAATTTTCCTTGATATTGATTATATGGACTCATACAAATTATTTACTTGGGATAAGGAAAAGTTTCCAGATGTGAAAAAGTTTATTGAAGAAGTTCATGGAAGGGGTGTAAAGATAATAACAATAGTTGATCACTCAATAAAAGCTGACCAGAATTATGACGTATTTTTGTCTGGTCTAGGTAAGTATTGTGAGACTGATAAGGGAGAATTATTTGTTGGAAAATTATGGCCTGGTAACTCAGTATATCCGGATTTCTTTAGAGAAGAAACTAGGAAGTGGTGGAGTGAGTTAATTAGTAAATGGTTAAGCCAAGGTATTGATGGTATCTGGTTAGATATGAACGAACCAACAGACTTCTCACAGTATAAAGAGGGTGGAGATAGATTATTATTAGCCTTTCCTAAGAATGTAATCCATTATCATAAAGGCAAAAAAGTATACCACGAATTGGTTAGGAATGCTTATCCCTATTACGAGGCTATGGCAACGTATGAGGGATTTAAGAACAAAGAAGAAGTGTTCATACTCACTAGGGGCGGTTATGCTGGAATACAAAAGTTTGCCGGTATTTGGACAGGTGATAATACGCCATCATGGGATGACTTAAAACTACAACTACAGTTGATCCTTGGCTTATCAATTTCTGGAATAGCCTATATAGGGATTGATATTGGTGGTTTCCAGGGTAGAGGGTTTGAAAAGATAGATAACTCGTTAGAATTACTGGTTAAGTACTTTGAGATTGCAATGTTCTTTCCGATGTTTAGAACACACAAGGGTAAAGACGGGATAGACACAGAACCGACTTTTCTGCCAGATTATTATAAAGAGAGAGTGAAAAGAGTGATAGAAACTAGGTACAACTTTTTAAGTTACATATATTCTTTAGCTATAGAAGCACATGAAACTGGACATCCTATAATTAGACCACTGTTTTATGAGTTTCCAGATGACGAAAATACATATAGGATTGATGATGAATACTTGGTTGGTAAACATGTACTTTATGCTCCTATCATAGAGAAAAGTGATAAGAGGATAGTCTATTTACCAAGAAAGAGTAAGTGGATGGAGTTCTGGAATCAAGAAATAAGTGAAGGTTGGGTGAATAGTAAGAGCAATTTACCGATATATATAAGGGAAGGAAGTTTAATACAGTTAGATGATGGCGATATAGTTTCTTTTGGTGACGGTGAGATTAAGGGTAAGGCTGCAAGGAAAGAGAAGAAAATAACGTTTAACTCACCAACATATGTTAGAAATATTATAAGTGAATTTGGAATAGTCAAAGTAGATAAAGTTATTACTCAAATTAGCTTGTAA
- a CDS encoding ABC transporter permease, translating to MNILEYIKLIWRNKKSRVGLIILVFYLILAFIFPFFIRPPIVSTINAKKIFLPPQPNFYYILGTGPLGESILANIVYGAGFIIELSLLAGLFTTLIGILIGITAGYLGGIADNILMAINDIVMTLPTLVVYIILATLIRTSNPVILALILSSMSWTGLARSIRSQVLLLKSMQYIEISRILGLSNLHIIFREIIPNLGSYIAVHFIFNVEGALYAAVGLYFLGVLPVNPNNWGYMINQALNMGAIFGGKGVWYLIFPSLAVIGLMFGLILLSYGIDEITNPRLRA from the coding sequence ATGAACATACTAGAATATATAAAGTTAATATGGAGGAATAAAAAGAGTCGAGTAGGGCTAATTATACTTGTCTTCTACTTAATTTTAGCATTTATCTTCCCGTTCTTCATTCGCCCACCAATAGTATCAACAATAAATGCTAAGAAAATCTTCCTTCCTCCTCAACCAAACTTTTATTATATCCTAGGTACAGGTCCTTTAGGTGAAAGTATATTAGCTAATATAGTTTACGGTGCTGGATTCATTATAGAATTGTCTTTGCTTGCGGGATTATTTACTACATTAATAGGAATTTTAATTGGTATAACTGCTGGGTATTTAGGAGGGATTGCTGATAACATACTTATGGCAATAAACGATATTGTAATGACACTACCTACATTAGTGGTTTACATTATTTTAGCCACACTTATCAGAACTTCAAACCCAGTTATCTTGGCATTAATATTAAGTTCCATGAGTTGGACAGGATTAGCAAGATCAATTAGGTCACAAGTTCTCTTGTTAAAATCAATGCAATACATAGAAATTTCAAGAATATTAGGTCTTAGTAATTTACATATTATCTTCAGAGAAATAATTCCAAATTTAGGCTCATATATAGCAGTACACTTTATTTTCAATGTTGAAGGAGCCCTTTATGCGGCTGTTGGTCTTTATTTCTTAGGTGTATTGCCAGTTAATCCAAATAACTGGGGGTATATGATAAATCAAGCACTTAATATGGGTGCTATTTTCGGAGGAAAAGGAGTCTGGTATTTAATCTTCCCAAGCTTGGCTGTAATAGGGTTAATGTTTGGGTTGATTTTACTAAGTTACGGGATAGACGAAATAACAAATCCAAGGCTAAGAGCATGA